The sequence GGATCGCCGAGTTGTCCCCGGGGGGTAGCCATACGTTCATCACCGGGAACAGTGAGTGGATCGTGCTTCCGCTGGAAGGCGGATGTACCGTTCGAATCGAGGAAAGCGAGTTCCAACTCCTGGGTCGGGACAGCGTGTTCGCGGGGGCCTCGGACTTCGCGTACGCGCCCCGTGACGCCCGGGTCCAGATCGCCTCCGGCGCGGGAGGCCGCTTCGCCCTGGCAGGAGCGAAGTGCGAGCGACGACTCCCCGCCCGCTACGGCCCCGCGCCGGAGGTCCCCGTCGAGCGGCGCGGCAGCGGCACCTGTGCCCGCCAGGTGCGCAACTTCGCCGCCGCCGACGCCTTCGACTGCGACCGGCTGATCGCCGTCGAGGTCCTCACCCCCGGCGGCAACTGGTCCTCGTACCCGCCGCACAAGCACGACGAGCACCGGCCGGGGGAGGAATGCGCGCTGGAGGAGATCTACTACTTCGAGATCGAGGGGCCGGACGGCTTCGGCTACCAGCGGGTGTTCCCCTCGCGCCCCGGCGGCGCCGACGTCCTCGCCGAGGTCCGCTCCGGCGACGCCGTCCTCGTCCCCGACGGCTGGCACGGTCCCTCCATCGCCCAGCCCGGACACGCCATGTACTACCTGAACGTCATGGCCGGGCCCGGCGAGAACAGGGAGTGGCGGATCCGCTTCCACCCCGACCACACCGAGACCACCGGGGGCTACCGATGACGACCCGGCTCACCGTCGCCCAGGCGCTCGTCCGCTTCCTCACCGCCCAGCACACCGAACGCGACGGCGAGCGGCACCGGCTGATCGGCGCCACCTGGGGCATCTTCGGCCACGGGAACGTCGCGGGCATCGGGCAGGCACTGGTCGAGTACGCGGGCGTGATGCCGTACCACCAGGGCCGCAACGAGCAGTCCATGGTGCACGCGGCCGTCGGCTACGCCCGCCAGTGCGGACGCCTGGCCGCCCACGCGGTGACGACCTCCATCGGCCCCGGCGCCACCAACCTCGTCACCGGCGCCGCCCTCGCCACCGTCAACCACCTCCCCGTCTTGCTGCTCCCCGGCGACGTCTTCGCCACCCGCCCCGCCGACCCGGTCCTCCAGCAGCTGGAGGTGCCGCACGCGGGCGATGTCTCGGTCAACGACACGCTGCGCCCGGTCTCCCGCTACTTCGACCGGATCACCCGCCCCGAGCAGCTGATCCCGAGCGCGCTCGCGGCCGTGCGGGTGCTCACCGACCCGGTGGAGACCGGTGCGGTCACCCTCGCCCTGCCGCAGGACGTGCAGGCGGAGGCGTACGACTGGCCCGAGGAGTTCTTCGCCGAGCGGGTGTGGACCGTACGGCGCCCGGGCCCGGACCCCGCCGAACTGGCCCGCGCGGCGGCGGCCGTCCGGGCCGCCCGCCGCCCCCTGATCGTCGCGGGCGGCGGCGTCCGCCACAGCCGCGCCGAGGCGGCCCTCGCCACGTTCGCCGGAGCGAGGGGCATCCCCGTCGCGTCCACCCAGGCCGGCAAGGGCGCGCTGCGGTACGACCATCCGCAGGACGTCGGCGGGATCGGCCACACCGGCACCGCGACCGCCGACGAACTGGCGCGCACCGCCGACCTGGTGATCGGCGTCGGCACCCGCTTCACCGACTTCACCACCGCCTCCGGCACCCTCTTCCAGCACCCGGACGTCCGCTTCCTGCACCTGAACATCGCGCCCCACGACGCCCACAAACTGGCCGCGCTGCCCCTGGTCGCGGACGCCCGCACCGGCCTGGAGGAGCTGAGCGAGGCGCTGGCGTCCCACACGGCGGACGGCGCGTACGTGGACGAGTACACGGCGGGCAAGGCGCGCTGGGAGCGGCGCGTCGACGCCTGCTTCGCGAGCCCCGACCCCGCCGCCCGGCCGACCCAAGCGCAGGTCATCGGCGCGCTGGACGCCCTGGTGGACGAGTCGGACATCGTGATCAACGCGGCCGGTTCGCTCCCCGGCGATCTGCACAGGCTGTGGCGGGCGCGCTCCCGCGACCAGTACCACCTGGAGTACGGCTACTCCTGCATGGGCTACGAGATCCCGGCCGCGCTCGGCGTGAAGCTGGCGGCGCCGGGGCGCCCCGTCTGGGCGCTGGTCGGGGACGGCACGTATCTGATGATGCCGACCGAGATCGTGACCGCCGTCCAGGAGGGCATCGCGATCAAGGTGCTGCTGGTGCAGAACCACGGGTACGCGTCCATCGGCGGGCTCTCGGAGGCGGTGGGCGGCGAGCGGTTCGGCACCGCGTACCGGTTTCGGACGCAGGAGGGCACCTACACGGGCGCCCCGCTGCCCGTCGATCTCGCGGCCAACGCGGCCAGCCTGGGGATGCGGGTGCTGCGGGCGGGGAACGTCCGGGAACTGCGCGCGGCGCTCGCCGAGGCGCGGGCCGCCGACACTCCCACATGTGTCTACGTCGAGACCGAAACGTCCGACACTGTGTCGGGCGCGCCCGGGGCGCAGGCCTGGTGGGATGTTCCTGTGGCCGCGAGCGCGACCCGAACCCCCGCGGTCACGGCACGTGAGCAGTACGAACGGCACGTCTCGACCCGACGCCGCCATCTGTGAGTAAGGAGTCTCTGGGCATGACGAAGATCGTCAACCACTGGATCGGCGGGAAGACCGTCGACGGCGCGTCGGGCACGTACGGGCCGGTCACCGACCCCGCGACCGGCGCGGTCACCACCAAGGTCGCCTTCGCCTCCGTCGAGGAGGTGGACGCGGCGGTCGCCGCCGCCAAGGACGCCTTCGCGACCTGGGGCCGGTCCTCGCTGGCCCAGCGCACCACGATCCTCTTCAGGTTCCGGGCGCTGCTGGACGCGCACCGCGACGAGATCGCGGAGCTGATCACCGCCGAGCACGGCAAGGTGCACTCCGACGCGCTCGGCGAGGTCGCCCGCGGCCTGGAGATCGTGGACCTGGCCTGCGGCATCAACGTGCAGCTCAAGGGCGAGCTGTCCACGCAGGTCGCGAGCGGCGTGGACGTGGCCTCGATCCGCCAGCCCCTCGGCGTGGTCGCGGGCATCACGCCGTTCAACTTCCCGGCGATGGTCCCGATGTGGATGTTCCCGATCGCCGTCGCGACCGGCAACACCTTCGTGCTCAAGCCGAGCGAGAAGGACCCCTCCGCCTCCCTGCGCATCGCGGAGCTGCTGGCCGAGGCCGGGCTCCCGGACGGCGTGTTCAACGTGGTGCACGGCGACAAGGTGGCCGTGGACCGGCTCCTGGAGCACCCGGACGTGAAGGCCGTCTCCTTCGTCGGCTCCACCCCGATCGCCCGCTACATCCATGCCACCGCCTCCGCCAACGGCAAGCGCGTGCAGGCCCTGGGCGGCGCCAAGAACCACATGCTGGTGCTGCCGGACGCCGATCTGGACGCGGCGGCCGACGCGGCCGTCTCCGCGGCCTACGGTTCGGCCGGCGAGCGCTGCATGGCGATCTCGGCGGTCGTCGCGGTCGGCGCCATCGGCGACGAGCTGGTGGCGAAGATCCGCGAGCGCGCCGAGAAGATCAAGATCGGTCCGGGCGACGACCCCGCCTCCGAGATGGGCCCGCTGATCACCGCCGCCCACCGCGACAAGGTCGCCTCCTACGTCACCGGCGCCGCCGCCGAGGGCGCCGAGGTCGTCCTGGACGGCACCGGCCACACGGTCGAGGGGTACGAGGACGGCCACTGGATCGGCATCTCGCTGCTGGACAAGGTGCCGACGACCGCCAAGGCGTACCAGGACGAGATCTTCGGCCCGGTGCTGTGCGTGCTGCGCGTGGACACCTACGAGGAGGGCGTGGCCCTCATGAACGCCTCGCCGTTCGGCAACGGCACCGCGATCTTCACCCGGGACGGCGGCGCCGCCCGCCGCTTCCAGCTGGAGATCGAGGCCGGCATGGTCGGAGTCAACGTGCCGATCCCGGTGCCGGTGGGCTACCACTCCTTCGGTGGCTGGAAGGACTCGCTCTTCGGCGACCACCACATCTACGGCAACGACGGCACGCACTTCTACACCCGCGGCAAGGTCGTCACCACCCGCTGGCCCGACCCGGCCGACGCCCCCGCCGGCGTCGACCTCGGGTTCCCGCGCAACCACTGAGCGCGAGACATAACCCCCGCTCTCCCCCCGTCAGGCCGTCCGGATACCGGACGGCCTGACATTTTTTTGAAACGTCGGCTGCGGTTCCCGTTCATGTGGATGAAACGGGTGACGAAGGGGTTGCCGGGAGATGACCTTCGAAAGCAAGGTCAGATCACATACAGGCTTGATGGATGCACCTATGGGGCCTTGTTGCCTGCGAATCTGATCCACGGCGACGCGTGTCCATGGTGCGGATTCCGAAGGTAAACACCCATTGACGTGGCGGTTTTCGTCGGGGTTCCCTATGGGCGCCGGGAGCGGACGAAGACGACCGTACGACGACGATCCGCCGGAGGCGATAGCGCTCCCGACCCCTCACCCTCACGCACGACACGAGTCGATCGGATTCCGCCGCATGACCGACACGCTCCGCCCTGTCGAGACGAGCCTCCCGGAGGCCACGGACAGTCCTCAGAAGCTCAAGCGCTCCATCGGCGTGGTCGGCGGCACCCTGCTCACTCTGTCGTGCGTCACACCGGCCTCCACGCTCTTCGTGATCGTGCCGGACCTGTTCTCCAGCCTGGGCACCGCGACCGCGCTCTGCCTCGCCATCGGCGCGCTGCTCTGTATCCCGGTCGCCTTCTGCTACTCCGAGCTGGGCACCCTGATCCCCAGCGCGGGCGGCGAGTACGCCATCGTCTCCACCCTGGCGGGCCGGCTGTCCGGCTGGCTGGCGTTCGTGATGTCGCTCCTCGTCGTGATGATCGTCCCCCCGGTCATCGCGATGGGCACCGCCGACTACCTGGCCCCGATCGTCCACCTCGACCCGTCCTGGACGGGCGCGGGCGTGATGATCGCCGCCACCCTCGCGGGCCTGCTCGACCTGCGCGCCAACGCCTGGATCACCGGCATCTTCCTGGTTCTTGAGGTCATCGCGGCCGGCGTCGTCGCCGTCCTCGGCTTCGCCCACTCCCACCGCGGCCTGGGCGCCCTCACCTCCTTCCAGATCGCCGGCGAGCACGCCCACGTCAACCCGGTGACGGCCATGATGGTCCTCTCGGGGCTCGCCATCGCGCTCTTCGCCACCCAGGGCTTCTCCACCGCCGTCTACCTCTCCGAGGAACTGGAGAACCCGCGCCGCAACGTCGCCCGCACCGTCCTCGCCACGCTGGCCATCTCCAGCGTGGTCATCCTGGTGCCGGTCACCGCGATCACCCTGGGCGCCGGTGACCTGACCTCCCTGACCGGCGGCAACATCTCCAGCATGGTCATCGCCTGGAGCAACTCGGCCGTCGGCACCTTCGTCAGCCTCTGCGTCGCCCTCGCGATCATCAACGCGGGCATCGTGATGGTCATCCAGAACTCCCGCGTCCTGTTCGCCTCCGCCCGCGACAAGGCCTGGCCCTCGCCGGTCAACAACGCCCTGTCCAAGCTCGGCCGCTTCGGCTCCCCCTGGGTCGCCACCCTGGTCGTGGGCGTCCCCGGCGCGCTCCTCTGCTTCGTCAACCTGGACACGCTCTACGGCGTGACCGGCGTCGCCGTCACCGCCCTCTACCTGCTGGTCGCCGTCGCCTCCCTGCTCGCCCGCCGCGGCCACCACGGCACCCGCAAGGCCTGGCGGATGCCGCTGTGGCCCGCCATGCCGGTCCTGCTGATCGCCGTGCTGGCCTACATCCTGGTCGAGCAGGAGGTCTCGTACCTGCTCTGGACCGGCGGCATCACCGTCGTCGCCACCCTCTACTGGGCGCTCTACCTCCGCCCCCGGCAGCAGACCCGCTGGCTGGTGTCCGTCCCCGAGGACGCCCAGGAGGCCTGAGCCCTCCCCGGCCCGCGGCCCCCGGTACCCCCCTCACCTCCGGTACCGGGGGCCGCGGGCCGCGCTACCACGGATGTAGTAGGGGACCACCCCCACTACTCCCCCGGGAGGGGCCCCGGTTCAGCCCTGGGGGGTCCGGCGGATGTCAGTGGCGGCCCGTACCGTTGAGGCATGGATCTTCGTGTGGCCCGGCTGCGAGGGCTGCTCAAGGGACCGCGGCGGCTGGTGGCCGCCGCGGCCGCCGTCGTGGTGCTCGCGGGCGCCGGGACCTGGACGGCGGCCGCCTCCGGCGGACCCGAGCCCGTGCACCGCGCCGACCGGATCATGACCATGCCGGGCGGCGTCCGCCTGGACACCTCGTACTTCACCGCGGGCCCCGCCGGCCGCCGGCCCGCCGTCCTGCTCGCGCACGGCTTCGGCGGCAGCAAGGACGACATGCGCCGGCAGGCCGAGGACCTCGCCCGCGACGGGTACGCGGTCCTGACCTGGTCCGCGCGCGGCTTCGGCCGGTCCACCGGCAGGATCGGGCTGAACGACCCGAAGACCGAGGTCGCCGACGTCTCCCGGCTCATCGACTGGCTCGCGAAGCAGCCCCAGGTACGGCTCGACAGGCCCGGCGACCCCCGCGTGGGCGTGGCCGGCGGCTCCTACGGCGGCGCGATCTCCCTGCTCGCCGCGGGGTACGACCACCGGGTGGACGCCATCGCCCCGGCCCTGACCTACTGGAACCTCGCCGACGCCCTGTTCCCGAACGGCGTCTACAAGAAGCTGTGGGCCGGGGTCTTCTTCGGTGAGGGCGGCGGCTGCGCCCGCTTCGAGCCCGCCCTGTGCCGGATGTACGAACGGGTCGCC is a genomic window of Streptomyces sp. WP-1 containing:
- the iolB gene encoding 5-deoxy-glucuronate isomerase, producing the protein MTSDDLYLPRGTAASAEYALDIGPERAGWTYSALRIAELSPGGSHTFITGNSEWIVLPLEGGCTVRIEESEFQLLGRDSVFAGASDFAYAPRDARVQIASGAGGRFALAGAKCERRLPARYGPAPEVPVERRGSGTCARQVRNFAAADAFDCDRLIAVEVLTPGGNWSSYPPHKHDEHRPGEECALEEIYYFEIEGPDGFGYQRVFPSRPGGADVLAEVRSGDAVLVPDGWHGPSIAQPGHAMYYLNVMAGPGENREWRIRFHPDHTETTGGYR
- the iolD gene encoding 3D-(3,5/4)-trihydroxycyclohexane-1,2-dione acylhydrolase (decyclizing) is translated as MTTRLTVAQALVRFLTAQHTERDGERHRLIGATWGIFGHGNVAGIGQALVEYAGVMPYHQGRNEQSMVHAAVGYARQCGRLAAHAVTTSIGPGATNLVTGAALATVNHLPVLLLPGDVFATRPADPVLQQLEVPHAGDVSVNDTLRPVSRYFDRITRPEQLIPSALAAVRVLTDPVETGAVTLALPQDVQAEAYDWPEEFFAERVWTVRRPGPDPAELARAAAAVRAARRPLIVAGGGVRHSRAEAALATFAGARGIPVASTQAGKGALRYDHPQDVGGIGHTGTATADELARTADLVIGVGTRFTDFTTASGTLFQHPDVRFLHLNIAPHDAHKLAALPLVADARTGLEELSEALASHTADGAYVDEYTAGKARWERRVDACFASPDPAARPTQAQVIGALDALVDESDIVINAAGSLPGDLHRLWRARSRDQYHLEYGYSCMGYEIPAALGVKLAAPGRPVWALVGDGTYLMMPTEIVTAVQEGIAIKVLLVQNHGYASIGGLSEAVGGERFGTAYRFRTQEGTYTGAPLPVDLAANAASLGMRVLRAGNVRELRAALAEARAADTPTCVYVETETSDTVSGAPGAQAWWDVPVAASATRTPAVTAREQYERHVSTRRRHL
- the mmsA gene encoding CoA-acylating methylmalonate-semialdehyde dehydrogenase — translated: MTKIVNHWIGGKTVDGASGTYGPVTDPATGAVTTKVAFASVEEVDAAVAAAKDAFATWGRSSLAQRTTILFRFRALLDAHRDEIAELITAEHGKVHSDALGEVARGLEIVDLACGINVQLKGELSTQVASGVDVASIRQPLGVVAGITPFNFPAMVPMWMFPIAVATGNTFVLKPSEKDPSASLRIAELLAEAGLPDGVFNVVHGDKVAVDRLLEHPDVKAVSFVGSTPIARYIHATASANGKRVQALGGAKNHMLVLPDADLDAAADAAVSAAYGSAGERCMAISAVVAVGAIGDELVAKIRERAEKIKIGPGDDPASEMGPLITAAHRDKVASYVTGAAAEGAEVVLDGTGHTVEGYEDGHWIGISLLDKVPTTAKAYQDEIFGPVLCVLRVDTYEEGVALMNASPFGNGTAIFTRDGGAARRFQLEIEAGMVGVNVPIPVPVGYHSFGGWKDSLFGDHHIYGNDGTHFYTRGKVVTTRWPDPADAPAGVDLGFPRNH
- a CDS encoding APC family permease codes for the protein MTDTLRPVETSLPEATDSPQKLKRSIGVVGGTLLTLSCVTPASTLFVIVPDLFSSLGTATALCLAIGALLCIPVAFCYSELGTLIPSAGGEYAIVSTLAGRLSGWLAFVMSLLVVMIVPPVIAMGTADYLAPIVHLDPSWTGAGVMIAATLAGLLDLRANAWITGIFLVLEVIAAGVVAVLGFAHSHRGLGALTSFQIAGEHAHVNPVTAMMVLSGLAIALFATQGFSTAVYLSEELENPRRNVARTVLATLAISSVVILVPVTAITLGAGDLTSLTGGNISSMVIAWSNSAVGTFVSLCVALAIINAGIVMVIQNSRVLFASARDKAWPSPVNNALSKLGRFGSPWVATLVVGVPGALLCFVNLDTLYGVTGVAVTALYLLVAVASLLARRGHHGTRKAWRMPLWPAMPVLLIAVLAYILVEQEVSYLLWTGGITVVATLYWALYLRPRQQTRWLVSVPEDAQEA